GAGCTGCAACGGATCGAGGCTGAGTTTTCCCAAAGCCGCCCCACCGCCGCGCGCCCCGCCGTCCCCATCGCCCAGGTCGCGGCCGAGGCCGCCGCCGCAGGCTCTGCGCTGAGTGTTGACGACCGCATCACCGCCGCCCGCGACCGCGTTGATGCGGCGGCCTTGCGCATCGCGCAGGACAAGGGCCTGGTGATGATCGAGCTGCCGCTGGATCAGATCGACGCCGATGTGCTGGTGCGCGACCGCGTGGCGTTGGACGCGGACGAGCTGGACGAGCTGCAATCCTCGATCGCAAAGAACGGCCTGCGCCTGCCGGTCGAGGTTTTTCCGCTGGAGGGCGGCGGATATGGCCTGCTGTCCGGCTATCGCCGCCTGATGGCGCTGCGCGCGTTGCAAGCGCGCCACCGCGACCCCGCTTATGACCAGATCAAGGCCGTACTGCGCGACCCCGCCGCTATGGGCGGCACATTTGCCGCGATGGTCGAAGAGAACGAGATCCGCTCGAACCTCAGCCATTACGAGCGTGGCCGCATCGCCGTAATCGCCGCACAGCAGGGCGCCTTTACCAATGTCGAGGCTGCGGTGAACGCCCTGTTCCCCGTCGCGTCAAAGGCAAAGCGGTCAAAGATCCGTTCGTTCGCGCTGATATTCGAGGAACTCGGCGACCTTCTGCGCTTTCCCGATCAGATCAAGGAGCGCGAGGGGCTCCGTCTGGCGCAGATCCTGCGCGATGGCGGCGAGGCGCGCCTGCGCGACGCGATCGGCAGCCGCGTCGCCGCAAGTGCCGAGGATGAGGCCCGTTTGATCGCCGCGCTGCTGGATCACGCCGACACGCCCGCCACCGATAGCCGCAAAGGCGGGCGGCCACGCAAGGACGAAGGACAGGGATTGGTGCTGCCCTCGGGCCATACCGTCAAAACCCAGATGGGCCAAAATGGTTGGACCATCCGGCTTGAGGGCGGGCGCACCGTCAGCCAAGAGATGATCGACCAGATCCTGCGCGAAATCGGACGGGTGCTGG
Above is a genomic segment from Ketogulonicigenium vulgare WSH-001 containing:
- a CDS encoding ParB/RepB/Spo0J family partition protein, with translation MAKRRTLGMPSSEELQRIEAEFSQSRPTAARPAVPIAQVAAEAAAAGSALSVDDRITAARDRVDAAALRIAQDKGLVMIELPLDQIDADVLVRDRVALDADELDELQSSIAKNGLRLPVEVFPLEGGGYGLLSGYRRLMALRALQARHRDPAYDQIKAVLRDPAAMGGTFAAMVEENEIRSNLSHYERGRIAVIAAQQGAFTNVEAAVNALFPVASKAKRSKIRSFALIFEELGDLLRFPDQIKEREGLRLAQILRDGGEARLRDAIGSRVAASAEDEARLIAALLDHADTPATDSRKGGRPRKDEGQGLVLPSGHTVKTQMGQNGWTIRLEGGRTVSQEMIDQILREIGRVLDR